taaattatttatttatttattattttattatttgaatcatcgattttttattatttttaattaaaaataattttaagtaagaaacaaaatttataaatttatttttaaatttagataAATATGTATAACTGTAATGAGTGTAATGACAtgaaaaaaattgatataaaaaataaaggaTGAATTCAAACTCCAAGAGAAATTCAagtagagatttttttttttcaaaatactcGTTCTACCCATTTTGGCTACCACCCTGCTCTCTCCTGGTTGTGCCTTCGCCTCCATCAATCACTTCCCTCCATCATGCTGGTTATTCCTTTCGTTATCATAAACAAATCTATGCAAGGGATATTCGATACAGTAtttgtatatgtttatattttttaattttgttcATGTTTTATACAAAATATAAAGAGCTTATAGTAGACTTAATAGCCTCATTTTAATTAGTTTTTATAATCATTTTAATCATGTAAGTGTAAATTATGTTAAAATTATTAACTCGATGAATTCAATACTTATGCAAAGGATTATACGTGGACAATATTCTATCCATGGCTATACTAAGGCAATCAAATTGAATGTCATGAAGCATAAAAATTTTCTCTTCCGTATAGGAATGATACATCTATAGGAGACTAAAGTGTATAATAGGTTTAGCATGTTACTAAGCCTTGAGGGATATAATGGAGGTTGTAATGCCGGAGAGTTGTAATCTAGTAAGTGTGTTCATAGTGAGgaataatgcacagtttattTAAGAAGACAGAAAATAGTCCAAGAGGATAGTAGTATTGAAACTTCCAAAGAGAAAGATAAGAATAGAAaaattgctccaatgggacagataTCCAAGAAGGATAAGTTTCAATTTTCTAGAGGGAGAATTATATGTAATAAACTGCACATGTTGATTAGGTACCTCAAGACAACAGTTCTATAAAGCTCAATGGATTTAACGAGTGATGAGAAGTCATTGTATGACCTCACACGAGGTAATACGTTGATAGACATTATAAGACATACTTAAAGCCAATATGAGAATCAGACTTAACGGAGGACTGACCCGTGGAATAGTAAGTACGAGGTCCACTATCAACTCAATACAAATCGATTAGTAAAACAATTTACGTGAAACTTAGTGAAGTactcaagccacatgaagggagtcaATCTATAAAACGAAATTTAGAGTAGATATATTAAGCTTTCCTTGGATAAAGATTAAGGTATGAACTATTATAGAGACAAGAATAAGATTACATGATTCTCGTAACTatctaaatttattttaattttaacctCAGTAGATTATAACATTTCTTTTGTTTCCTCATCCAACGTGAGATAAAGCAATTTATAAGAATTAGATGAGTATAATTTCGAGGATGATATCCTCCATATACGGGTAATTTAGTTATTTGAAAGATGGAGGTGTTATTATTTTTCATTGGGCGGCACAAACTTTTTGTATGTCATTCAGAAATCCTCGTGGCATTATTATAGGCATCAAGTCAGGGGGGAACATATGCTCTATAAAATGTAGGAAAGCTTGGCTTCACTGTCTTGGCTTTTGACCTTCTGGTTTTGTGCATTACAGCTGAGCTCAATGTCTACAATCCTTCTTATTCTCTCCATAATAAAAGTTGTGATACAAATGACATTGTTCCTTACAATGATGCATAAAAATCTGGACAATTGTGCTCAGTCGCAAGAGGTTTTCATGTGGTTCTGCTTACAAGCTCATAAGTTTATGCCAAGTGAGGCGAGAAACAATGAATGCATTTTAACCCTCTTCTAGGAACAAGGCTTGTCATTTGCCGTACAGTTGTTACAGTTATTTCTAATCGCAAGCAGTCAAATGTGCCAACATAAAGTTTTCACATTTGCTCAGACAAATATGTAAATGGATTATTCTTTGCATCGCAAACTGAAAAAACAAAGATCAAggcaagaaaaatagaagcttcAAACGTTGCTTAGTCAGGCAAACAAAAGGGTCAGCTCCAAATGCTGAGAACTTTAGCTGAGAATGCATCTTGCAATTTGAATGAACTTGAGCCTTCACGAGTGCTAgaagaatttagtttaccaacgaCAGTTGGGTATTTAAAAGAATTGGTCTGTCAGATGCATCCACGCTTCGATTCATTTACCTGGCATTAGAACATGAACAAATGAGTGAGAACATACCATCATCGATAAATCTCAAGTGTTTGCTGATCATCAAATAGAATTTGTCTACATGCTAAACAAATGAATTATATTAGCATCTCTTGTGGCTATCATCATATCCAGCCAGAAATTATTTTCTGACAAGCAAAGACTCAAAATAATCAATATCCACACGTTATTAGTCCTCCTTGATTGACTTAAGACACTGAGCTTACTGGTTCAAAGACGCTAATTGTTCCTTCACAATGCATATGATTAAATCTCAACTCTTTCGGAACTACCGTGCAAGGTTTTGTTGATCTCTATTACAAAAATGAAACATATAATGAAGGAGCTAAATAGGTTCCGTAAGAGTAGTAAGGTTTCAGAATACAGTGAAGAGCAAGAAACAAGTTAGATGCTTACTTTCTCGGGTTGAAGGGTTGATCAAAGTACAGCATGGGCTGGTCTCACAGTACTATATCTCTTTTGGATTCTGATTCTTCCTATTTCCTTGTCTTGATCTTTAAACTTTCAAACAGAACTCATATTAGATGAGTGAGAAAAGGGAAACTGTAATGACACATGACAATGAAGAAAGGAAACGTACTTTATGTTCGGAAGCTATTCTGAGGTCTTCTGAATTTAGATCGTATACCTTatcctgcctctctctctctaacattgCCTGCTTGATAAAATCCACATGCTCAGCAGCCTTTCACATTAATCACAATGTAATAATGAGGAAAATACAATTTTAAACGAAAGTGGCATTTGTTTGAACAAAAATTTTGTAGAAGCCTACGTGAAGATCAAACTCAACATGTTCACAATGAAGAACGAGATTAATTGGTTCAGTTAGCTCCTTTATGCCAGGCTTTGGCGGGTACCATTGCATCAAAGATCAATGTCACTATCGGTAGTTGATCTTGAGTTGAACTATCAGTGATGgaatatgtaaatacaatcagaTTGGCCAATTTTCAATATAAAACAGACCATATGTATCAATCCAGTAGCGTTTAAATCAAAATTTCCTATAAAATTTTGATCCATTTTAGTTCTTACAAAATCTAGGTTGAAACTAAATTGCACTCATATTTAAAATTCATTAGATTGTGTgtctatgtgtgtgtatatatatatatacacgcataTATACTTTCAGTTATTGCAAGCTACATTTGGTTTGGTTGTGTGTGATCATTTCTTTTATGTTCTGAGATGTTTCAAGGTTGTTATTGTGATGATTTACTAGCATAATTTCTTGTCACAATTAACGCTAACCAGACATCTTATGATGGTTTTGTTCAATCGTCACTGATCTAAATATGTATTGCATGAATATAATTCTTCAGTCTGCCGAATAATCAAATTGAAGATAGGTAAAAAAATTAGTCATGTTGTTATAGGACCTCTATTAGTGCCACTGAATATTCTACTAAATACTGCCTTCTGTTCTATGATATGCATGCAACTGATTAGAATTAAGAATGTGATTAAATGTGAAACCTCAGGTTCTTCCATATTCCATGTGAGCCTTTGCGTGAAGGGttttcttttctcctcctccaaAAGCACCCCTCTTATTTTCTtggtaaagttctcctctttgcaTCTTCCTCTTTGctgtcaaagaaaattttcaatctgTTCAGATTCATTGAACAGTAATAAGCTTATAACCAAATCTATTTTGAAACTTCATATTATCTGAGGCTGATTAGAAATTATGTACAGAATTTTAGTTTTCAGGCATTACTAACCCTGATCTCGAGGAAGAGAAAAGGAACAAGGACAGATACGAAAGAAATTGCACACTTGTCTAGTAAATCCTTCCAACAGAAATAGCATGCTAAATGAACACAGATTTTGCATAATGCCTATCCAAGAAATGTGTAAAATTCTTGTAGACATTTTTTATGACAAGGTGGATTTGAAGCAGCCGATATTGAGACTGAATATCCGACGAATTTCCAGATTACTTTTTGCTCCTTGCCAAGAAGAAGGAAGCCTCTTTGCACCATTGATTTACCACTACTTGAGGttcaaattcaaatgaattacctTGTTTCTCAAGGCTTTGTCATCAGTCATCTAAGCAGAGTCAACAACCCATGCAGATCCATAAAATTGAGGCCATGACATGTGCGAATGCGGCAAGCGCCCACACTAGTCTTCCTGCCTTTCATCTTTCTTAGACTAAAAGAATTCCAGGAAAAGAAAGGTCTCCTATGCATTTCATTCTTTCTTAAACTAAAAAGAGTACAAATAACTTTTAATCGGAAAAGAAGAATTGATTCTCTCAATACTGTGTTTGGATGAAATGTCAGATTCTAGGACCTCATTTCCATAAACTAATTTCAAACCCACTATATTCTCTATCATTTTCTATGTACAAAAAGAGAAGATATCAGTATCTAAACGTCGGAATACCTCAGTCCTCAGCTTGAGTGGTTGGTGTGTCACTTTAGGCTTCTTATTCAGGCTACTTCCCGGAGAACCAGTTCTCTTCTAGAATGCATAAATAGTTAATGCCAAAGAAACGTAAACCTTACTTATCGAGTAAAAAACATGCTATAAAGAAGCAACACAAATTTGATATGCCAAACAGGATCTACACAATAGGAGATATACAAGATTATGCATGGAAGAATTCATACATTGCATCTGTTAGCTCGGCCATCTGATTCACTATTCCATCTGTTGGCAACATTAAGAAGGCAACAAAATTAAATCGATGGTTACCGACAATAATCAGAAAGAAAAGATGTCTTGATAGTATCACTGACCTATCACCGTTGCTGTTCACCGAAGACTGCATGGTGGAATCTCCGTCGTCGTCCTCACCATGGAAAGAGGATGAGTAAGAGGCAACTGGGGAACAGGAGACCCCAGTGACATCCACCTTCGTCGGAAGCTGCAAAGCTGGCAGGGCCCAAGTCATCACCTTCCGCTTGCTCTGGCCTCCGCCGTCGCCCTTGGTCTCCTTGGAGATTGAAAAGAGCCTCTCGAATGTCTTCACCAGATACATCACGCGCCCGGCCCCCGGCTCTGGTAAGCTACTCATGGCTTCTTCCAGCATCATTCTCCTCATCATCCTCATCTTCGAACTCCCCTCCAATTCTCCAGTCCCTGGTTCTTCCGCCAGCGAACACCAGATTTCTTCGCGATTCTTCTTCATTTTCTCTGTTCCATCTGCCTGAATTCTCGCAAAGGGCTTCTCCTGCGGTGTGCCGAGGCCATCGCTGGCGACTTGTCGACGTTTCGTGGACTTGAAATCCCTGTTTCCTTTCACCGAATCCTTCTCACCAGCAGCCGTTCGCTTAGCATTTGCTAGGGAAGGAGACGACGACATCTTCGGCACCGATTTCTTCGTTTTTGCGGACAGGATCGTCGGAGACCTGATTGATCTCGGCGGAGTGGAAGCGGCAACATTTGGATCGATGTTCTCCGAGAGATAACATCTCGGGGCACGGTACTTCTTGACAGGGGTCGTCATGCTGCCGTTCCGGTCCCCGGAATCGATCACAGAGCTAGTCGGAAGCGGAAGAAGTGAATCTAAACACGAAGCTCGACGATCTGGAGATGGGTTTAAGTAGGCTGAGAGGAGCGGGAGATAGAAAAAGGTGGGAGTTTTGAGGTTGGATTGGGGCGGAGGGATTATAACGTTGTGGGTGCGGAGGCGGCGACCTCTCAACGGCTAGTTGGTGATGATTTAAGGTAAGTATTTAACATACGATTTAGCCGTTGGATTAAGCATCGTATTAAAGGTTTTTGCACATTTTAATTACTCAAGTTTTtaagatataaataaataaataaatatatgtatgtatgattTCACCTTttgtattttaaataaaaaaaactattgaTCAAATGCTGAATTGCTTTTTTCATTTTTAATCCGTGCCACTAATTATAAGGATTCATAGGATCATCAGTAATAGTGCAAACTTTAGACAAGCTTTAATATCTCAATtgagtaaaaaaaaattcaatcatcATGTCCTGCTTTCACTCTCAATATTTTATACTTTGTACTTTTGTTCCAACCATTTATACTTTTTCTTTCGGAGAGTTAGAGAATGTTACAATACTCTTTGGTTTTCAACAAAGAATAACTCATATAAACAAGTGAAAGAGTTGTCACTTGGAAGAACTCTTAGGAACTCTTACCTTCACTCACCAACCTAAGGTCTCAACCAcccaaaatatgaaatatataaagGAAAATATCTGAGCTTTAAGCAATACTAATACGACTACGAAATTGTCAAAACGATATCATGATGGTCCGAATCTAGGGTGTTAGATAGTACCATTGTTTGGAATAGGTTGCTAAGCCCAATAAAACAATATATAATTCCTTGATACAATAATCTTTCACTATTCTCTAACTCGACATTTGGCTCTTTGATGGTCCGAATCTATAATACAAATATTTCTTACATTATTCACAAGTTTATCTATCGATTTTATTATCTAAGTGGCATATCAATAGATATCTATTGCTCATTTCATGCCGTGGACATGATGAACAGGTGTTTATTAATAAAAACTCAAGATGTATGCACCGAAGAAAGAATCATCAGAAATAGAATATCTCTGAGCAGTGCAATTTTGCTACAATATTTTTTGAAGTGCTGAAGTTGTGATTGGATCCAAAATCTACTTAAAaagatataataatttaaatatagtcAAAAGGATTATCGATTAATGAACCACGATACTCTAACTCGTTTTAAAAAAGTATTATAACCGATTTAATTTGACACTGAACCAATTTGGTTGGTTCAATTAGCTGAGATGGTGTGAATTCCTCGCTGTCAACAAGATAATTTTGTTATTTTGGAGAAAATTAGGTGTTTtaccttaaaaaattattattattgggcttTTAGCACAACGATGAAcccttttttatattattaatttgatGAAAATACGCCTCCGATTAATTGCTCTTGATCGTTATCATTATCACTTCTCCTGACCATCATCGCTTTTACCATGAGAAACGTCTCTATTCTATTTTCTCTTTCTTTATAGGGAAGGACAAAGGAGAGAGAGGACACAAAAGATAAGGAaaagatagaagaaaaaaaatgaggAGGACGAGGCAACAAATGATAGGGAAGGGCAAGAAACGAGGGAAGAGGAGCATGAGAAGAAGAGGAATGGCAAAGGTGAGAAGGTTCAACGGATGGCATCGCTCGTGAGGAGAGTGAGGATAATGGTGGCAAAAGCAGATAAAAGTTAGGACTAATGAAAAGGGAGGTGATAATGGTTGAGCGGGGGTTGGTAGAGGATGGAGAGTCATTTTTATCAAATTAACAAAAAAGACATGCTAAAACAATTACGGGGATGTCATTTGGTAAAAGCACAATGGTTAGGTAAAAtatcttaattttaaaaaaataaaaactttttgaAGAAAAACTTATATATTGTTATCTTagaaaatttagaaaaaaaaagactTATTTAGGAAAGACTCAAAATTgcaggttttttttttaatcatccatATCTAGaatgtaaaaaaatatattaaataagtaaataataaattttattaattataaaaatggagggaggaggaaaaagaCGATAGATGACGGGGAAGGGCAAGCgacaagagaggaggaggagaagagaaatgAGTGAGGGAAGAAGGTTCGACGGGTGACATCGCCCCTGATTGGATCAGCGGTGACAGTGATAAAGGCAACGAAGGTTAAGACTAGGAATAGGTGAAGCGATAGTGGTCGAGGGCGATTGGTAAAGGATGGAGGAATATTTTCATCAAATTAATGATCAAGGATATCATTTTAAAAGCCCTGgttagataaaatatttttaaaaattaaaaaaattattaaagaaaaactcttttcttgttatcttagaaaataaaaaaaaatatttaagaaagactcatggattttttttaaaaaaaccatCCATATAAAGcatgttaaaaatatattaagtgagtaaataataaattttattaatttatggGATTACATGTAATACTTTGGATGATTTAGTGTTTTTGGAGTGCTTTAgtgttatacatacatacatacatacatatatatatatatatatatatatatataatgtgaaacaaatataatataattgtGATGAGATCTCCGTTACTTCTCTTGGTCTATTGGTTTGTCCCGTCGAATGGATCGCCAATCCCAAGTTCCGGTTCCGGCAGCCGACCAGAACGATCAGCGCCGCCTCCACCACCTTCTCTACGAAGCGGCTCCGGTGTCGTACCAACCCCAATCCTACGCTTCCCCTCCGCTGTCTTACTTCACGTGCCCTAACCCCAATCCGAGCGCCGCCGATGCTGCGGCGGGGGTGAACCCCTTCGACGTCCGCGATCACCGGATCGCCACGCCCTATGCGATGACGGTTGCTGGTGGGATTGGCTTGGCGCCTTACTATAACATGGCCGGAGGGCAGGCGCAGGAGTTCCCCGCTCTGCCGTTTCATGTGGATCCCTCGAGCTATGGTCCCGTGAGTTGCCTCTTGCCTCGTCTCATTTTTTCGAGCTTGAGCCGTTCATTAATCTTCTTTTATGGGTTGGCCTTCGATTCGTCTTCTTTTCCTTATTGATAGATTGAAGTTCGTGCTGTTAAAAGAGGGTGATTTCTATCTGGAATTGGCAGAAATTGCACAATATTGACCGTCATTCTAAGTCTTGCGTGGTGGCAAGAGGATCAAACAATTCCGTGTCTTGAAATATTAGAAATCCAAAGGGAAGGGAGTTCTGAAAGTTTTAGTGCTGAACTCcatccttgcttgagcttttAGCTGTTCCTTGTGGATCCTGGTTCTGAAACAAAACTTACTGACAGAAGTTCTCTTTTCACGTCAACTTCATCTTTGCTTCTTGAACATAGACAGATATTAATTTGTCTTGAATTAGGGTGGCAACTGCTGTCTGGAACACAAAACTTGGCTCGACTCTTTCTTTAGTTGATCGAGTCAAATTGAATTCTTGATTTAGTTTTTTTATTGCATTTTGAGTTTCACACTGTAAATTACATGAATTTGACTTAGTTTATTCATGCATGAGCGTCTtcgttttttaatttatatagtgCCAATTTACCATATGTTAAGCACGTGGCATTTTAGAAAATATCAAGTTAAGTTGAATTTGAGATGCCACACAACCAAATTAAGTTGAGCTCATATATTGTTCCACTTGGTCTTATCAATGTAGATGCTTTTGTGCAACCAAGCTATTGATTATAACAACAATAAAGTCGTAAAGCACAACTATTTGGGATTGGCTACATAGATTTTTTGCCACCATTGAGATATGTAAacagtcatatgtttagttaagttcagatTACTTAGATATTTATTTATGGTTTCTATTAAAGGCTTTTTAGGTCTTTCTCTATCTCTCCCTgtatcactaacattaatcatttcatctcttctaaCTATCGCATCTGAAGGTCTTCTAAGCATATGTGCATACCATTCTAAATAATTCTCTCTCATCTTAATTTTTATCGAAGCGATATatagttgttcacgaataaaaatattttttttcctatctttcctagtaactccacacatcTATCATAGCATTCTCATCTCAACAAAACAaaatttttgtatatgttattttttaactGCCCAACACTCGAATCCATAAAATATTGTCGGTCTCACAACTCCCCTTGTTATTTTAACCATcatgtttttactctatgaataatatctttatcaatctctctatcttattgaataattgattaAATATACCTAGAGCTTTTACCTAAAGGAACTTCTTGTCCATCCAACTCAATTATATTCTCTTGTGTATTCCTAGTATCACTAAAATTGCATCTCATATATTCAGTTTTAATCAtccttaatctaaaacctttagtttctaaggaTTGTCTCCAtggctcaagtttataattaatttcgctTCGGTTTTCATCAACTAGGATAATATCATTGGCAAATAACATCATATTACTTGTTGTcaattataaaatgataaaattgacATCATATTACTTGTTTTTCACTACAAAACAAAAAGATAAGTTCCTAAAATGAACGAAAGATAAAGCA
This DNA window, taken from Musa acuminata AAA Group cultivar baxijiao chromosome BXJ3-7, Cavendish_Baxijiao_AAA, whole genome shotgun sequence, encodes the following:
- the LOC135642271 gene encoding microtubule-destabilizing protein 60-like isoform X4 — translated: MTTPVKKYRAPRCYLSENIDPNVAASTPPRSIRSPTILSAKTKKSVPKMSSSPSLANAKRTAAGEKDSVKGNRDFKSTKRRQVASDGLGTPQEKPFARIQADGTEKMKKNREEIWCSLAEEPGTGELEGSSKMRMMRRMMLEEAMSSLPEPGAGRVMYLVKTFERLFSISKETKGDGGGQSKRKVMTWALPALQLPTKVDVTGVSCSPVASYSSSFHGEDDDGDSTMQSSVNSNGDRWNSESDGRANRCNQRGRCKEENFTKKIRGVLLEEEKRKPFTQRLTWNMEEPEAAEHVDFIKQAMLERERQDKVYDLNSEDLRIASEHKFKDQDKEIGRIRIQKRYSTVRPAHAVL
- the LOC135642271 gene encoding microtubule-destabilizing protein 60-like isoform X2 is translated as MTTPVKKYRAPRCYLSENIDPNVAASTPPRSIRSPTILSAKTKKSVPKMSSSPSLANAKRTAAGEKDSVKGNRDFKSTKRRQVASDGLGTPQEKPFARIQADGTEKMKKNREEIWCSLAEEPGTGELEGSSKMRMMRRMMLEEAMSSLPEPGAGRVMYLVKTFERLFSISKETKGDGGGQSKRKVMTWALPALQLPTKVDVTGVSCSPVASYSSSFHGEDDDGDSTMQSSVNSNGDRWNSESDGRANRCNRTGSPGSSLNKKPKVTHQPLKLRTEQRGRCKEENFTKKIRGVLLEEEKRKPFTQRLTWNMEEPEAAEHVDFIKQAMLERERQDKVYDLNSEDLRIASEHKFKDQDKEIGRIRIQKRYSTVRPAHAVL
- the LOC135642271 gene encoding microtubule-destabilizing protein 60-like isoform X1, which gives rise to MTTPVKKYRAPRCYLSENIDPNVAASTPPRSIRSPTILSAKTKKSVPKMSSSPSLANAKRTAAGEKDSVKGNRDFKSTKRRQVASDGLGTPQEKPFARIQADGTEKMKKNREEIWCSLAEEPGTGELEGSSKMRMMRRMMLEEAMSSLPEPGAGRVMYLVKTFERLFSISKETKGDGGGQSKRKVMTWALPALQLPTKVDVTGVSCSPVASYSSSFHGEDDDGDSTMQSSVNSNGDRWNSESDGRANRCNKRTGSPGSSLNKKPKVTHQPLKLRTEQRGRCKEENFTKKIRGVLLEEEKRKPFTQRLTWNMEEPEAAEHVDFIKQAMLERERQDKVYDLNSEDLRIASEHKFKDQDKEIGRIRIQKRYSTVRPAHAVL
- the LOC135642271 gene encoding microtubule-destabilizing protein 60-like isoform X3; this encodes MTTPVKKYRAPRCYLSENIDPNVAASTPPRSIRSPTILSAKTKKSVPKMSSSPSLANAKRTAAGEKDSVKGNRDFKSTKRRQVASDGLGTPQEKPFARIQADGTEKMKKNREEIWCSLAEEPGTGELEGSSKMRMMRRMMLEEAMSSLPEPGAGRVMYLVKTFERLFSISKETKGDGGGQSKRKVMTWALPALQLPTKVDVTGVSCSPVASYSSSFHGEDDDGDSTMQSSVNSNGDRWNSESDGRANRCNKRTGSPGSSLNKKPKVTHQPLKLRTEQRGRCKEENFTKKIRGVLLEEEKRKPFTQRLTWNMEEPEAMLERERQDKVYDLNSEDLRIASEHKFKDQDKEIGRIRIQKRYSTVRPAHAVL